A portion of the Blastochloris tepida genome contains these proteins:
- a CDS encoding glycogen/starch/alpha-glucan phosphorylase, with protein MRKAILAKLTYAVGKDPAAAKLHDWLRATSLAVRDHVVDRWIASVREAYRTGRKRVYYLSLEFMIGRQLRDVSCNLQLDAVVREALAEIGVDYEAMAELEPDAALGNGGLGRLAACYMESMATLAIAAHGYGIRYDHGLFRQKIADGWQVELPEDWLAFGNPWEFERREVAYEIGFGGTVEASEGWDGAVRHTWKPGDRVLAIAYDTPIVGWRGARVNTLRLWRARAADPIHLEAFNRGDHVGAVADRTRAESISRVLYPSDSTQAGQELRLRQEFFFTSASLQDLVRRHVQQFGDIRSLPDKATIQLNDTHPAIAVAELMRILLDVHALGWDEAWAITRTTINYTNHTLLPEALEMWPVSLMERLLPRHMQIIYAINAKLIADARKRPDCTDGMLSAISLIDEWHGRGVRMGNLAFVGSHKINGVSALHSELMKKTVFKDLGALYPERITNKTNGITPRRWLMQSNPGLARLVRDTIGEGPLDDLEKLSQLAPYAEDAAFRERFMQVKRANKERLAALILEQIGVRVDPAALFDVHVKRIHEYKRQLLNVLETIALYDAIRARPNEDWVPRVKLFAGKAASSYTTAKYIIKLINDVAKVVNSDPATRGLLKVAFLPNYNVSLAQVIIPAADLSEQISTAGMEASGTGNMKFALNGALTIGTLDGANIELRDHIGGENIFIFGLTAEEVEVVRRKGYNPSETIADNPALAAVMESLYAGVYSPDDPSRHRGTVDALRNHDYFLVTADFQAYAETQRKIAALWRNSSDWARKAVINTARSGWFSSDRAIRDYAEEIWGVPTR; from the coding sequence ATGCGCAAGGCCATCCTGGCCAAGCTCACCTATGCGGTGGGCAAGGATCCGGCGGCCGCCAAGCTGCACGACTGGCTGCGCGCCACCAGCCTCGCCGTCCGCGACCACGTGGTCGATCGCTGGATCGCCTCGGTGCGCGAGGCCTACCGCACCGGCCGCAAACGGGTCTATTACCTGTCGCTCGAATTCATGATCGGCCGGCAGCTGCGCGACGTGTCGTGCAATCTGCAGCTCGACGCGGTGGTGCGCGAGGCGCTGGCCGAGATCGGGGTCGACTACGAGGCGATGGCCGAGCTGGAGCCCGACGCCGCGCTCGGCAATGGCGGCCTCGGCCGGCTCGCCGCCTGCTACATGGAAAGCATGGCGACGCTCGCCATCGCCGCGCATGGCTACGGCATCCGCTACGACCACGGCCTGTTCCGCCAGAAGATCGCCGACGGCTGGCAGGTCGAGCTGCCGGAGGACTGGCTGGCGTTCGGCAATCCCTGGGAGTTCGAGCGCCGCGAGGTCGCCTATGAGATCGGCTTCGGCGGCACGGTCGAGGCCAGCGAGGGCTGGGACGGCGCGGTGCGCCATACCTGGAAGCCGGGCGACCGGGTGCTGGCCATCGCCTACGACACGCCGATCGTCGGCTGGCGCGGCGCGCGGGTGAACACGCTGCGCCTGTGGCGGGCGCGCGCCGCCGACCCGATCCATCTCGAAGCCTTCAACCGCGGCGACCATGTCGGCGCGGTGGCCGACCGCACCCGCGCCGAGAGCATCTCGCGCGTGCTCTATCCGTCCGACTCGACCCAGGCCGGCCAGGAGCTGCGGCTGCGCCAGGAGTTCTTCTTCACCTCGGCCTCGCTGCAGGATCTGGTGCGCCGCCACGTCCAGCAGTTCGGCGACATCCGCAGCCTGCCCGACAAGGCCACCATCCAGCTCAACGACACCCACCCCGCCATCGCGGTGGCCGAGCTGATGCGCATCCTGCTCGACGTGCACGCGCTGGGCTGGGACGAGGCCTGGGCCATCACCCGCACCACCATCAACTACACCAACCACACGCTTTTGCCCGAGGCGCTGGAGATGTGGCCGGTGTCGCTGATGGAGCGGCTGCTGCCGCGCCACATGCAGATCATCTATGCCATCAACGCCAAGCTGATCGCCGATGCCCGCAAGCGGCCGGACTGCACCGACGGCATGCTGTCGGCGATCTCGCTGATCGACGAATGGCACGGCCGCGGCGTGCGCATGGGCAACCTCGCCTTCGTCGGCTCGCACAAGATCAACGGCGTCTCGGCGCTGCACAGCGAGCTGATGAAGAAGACGGTCTTCAAGGATCTGGGGGCGCTCTATCCCGAGCGCATCACCAACAAGACCAACGGCATCACGCCGCGGCGCTGGCTGATGCAGTCCAATCCCGGCCTCGCCCGGCTGGTGCGCGACACCATCGGCGAGGGGCCGCTCGACGATCTGGAGAAGCTGTCGCAGCTTGCACCCTATGCCGAGGACGCCGCGTTCCGCGAGCGCTTCATGCAGGTCAAGCGCGCCAACAAGGAGCGGCTGGCCGCGCTGATCCTCGAACAGATCGGCGTGCGCGTCGATCCGGCGGCGCTGTTCGACGTCCACGTCAAGCGCATCCATGAATACAAGCGCCAGCTTTTGAATGTTCTGGAGACCATCGCGCTCTATGACGCGATCCGCGCCCGGCCGAACGAGGACTGGGTGCCGCGTGTCAAGCTCTTCGCCGGCAAGGCGGCGTCGAGCTACACAACGGCCAAGTACATCATCAAGCTGATCAACGATGTCGCCAAGGTGGTCAATTCGGACCCGGCGACGCGCGGCCTGCTGAAGGTGGCCTTCCTGCCGAACTACAATGTCAGCCTGGCGCAGGTGATCATTCCGGCCGCCGATCTCTCCGAGCAGATCTCGACCGCCGGCATGGAGGCTTCGGGCACCGGCAACATGAAGTTCGCGCTCAATGGCGCGTTGACCATCGGAACACTCGACGGCGCCAACATCGAGCTTCGCGATCACATCGGCGGCGAGAACATTTTCATCTTCGGACTGACCGCCGAGGAGGTCGAAGTCGTTCGCCGCAAGGGATACAATCCAAGCGAAACGATCGCCGACAATCCGGCGCTCGCCGCTGTCATGGAATCGTTATATGCTGGCGTCTATTCGCCCGACGATCCGTCGCGCCATCGCGGCACCGTCGACGCGCTACGAAATCACGACTATTTTCTTGTCACTGCCGACTTCCAGGCTTATGCGGAAACCCAACGGAAGATCGCTGCCCTGTGGCGCAATTCGAGCGATTGGGCCCGCAAGGCGGTGATCAATACGGCCCGATCGGGCTGGTTCTCCTCCGACCGGGCAATCCGGGACTATGCCGAGGAGATCTGGGGTGTGCCGACACGCTGA
- the glgB gene encoding 1,4-alpha-glucan branching protein GlgB — protein MAGSFTGGGAAGSGAAGAGTKGAGTAAGGGARLAVSDIAAIAGGIHPDPFAVLGLQEAGRERMVRAFVPGADAVEVIDDAGTVLGALEKRTPHEVFEGSIGPGPRIRYRLRARNAGGTWEFFDPYAFGPVLGPLDDYYVAEGSHLRLFDKLGAHPIVHEGVEGVHFAVWAPNAQRVSVVGDFNQWDGRRHLMRRRVDTGVYEIFIPGLAAGTIYKFEILGPDGNLQPLKADPMAFQSELRPNTASVVAGPLDIAWTDADYMAARAKRDPRRAPMTIYEAHLGSWQRGPNGEFLSYDDLARQLIPYVADLGFTHIELLPVSEHPLDASWGYQPTGLFAPTARHGDPAGFARFVDAAHRAGIGIILDWVPAHFPTDAHGLRRFDGTALYEHEDPRRGFHPDWNTAIYNFGRTEVESFLINNALFWLERYHIDGLRVDAVASMLYLDYSRRNGEWLPNKYGGKENLEAIAFLKRLNEIVYAQHPGVLMIAEESTAWAGVSHPVFAGGLGFGFKWNMGFMNDTLRFMSRESIHRRWHHDDITFGLLYAFSENFILPLSHDEVVHGKASLLHKMSGDDWQRFASLRAYYALMWGYPGKKLLFMGQEFAQRDEWSESRALDWGVIQHAPHAGMQRLVRDLNRMHSLKPALHERDCEPEGFRWLIVDDRENSVFAWARQSGDGANVVAVIANLTPLPRHGYRVPMPRTGRWIERLNTDARDYGGCGVGNGGAVQATSDAFGSVSATLTLPPLATLYLEWERP, from the coding sequence ATGGCCGGGAGTTTCACGGGCGGTGGCGCTGCGGGCAGTGGCGCCGCGGGTGCGGGGACAAAGGGCGCGGGCACTGCTGCGGGCGGCGGCGCGCGCCTCGCGGTGTCCGACATCGCCGCCATCGCCGGGGGCATCCATCCCGATCCGTTCGCCGTCCTCGGCCTGCAGGAGGCCGGGCGCGAGCGCATGGTGCGGGCCTTCGTGCCGGGTGCGGATGCCGTCGAGGTGATCGATGACGCCGGCACGGTGCTGGGCGCGCTGGAGAAGCGCACGCCGCACGAGGTGTTCGAGGGCTCGATCGGCCCCGGCCCGCGCATCCGCTACCGGCTGCGCGCCCGGAATGCCGGCGGCACCTGGGAGTTCTTCGACCCCTACGCCTTCGGCCCGGTGCTCGGTCCGCTCGACGACTATTACGTTGCCGAGGGCTCGCACCTGCGGCTGTTCGACAAGCTCGGCGCCCATCCCATCGTGCACGAGGGGGTGGAGGGCGTGCATTTCGCGGTGTGGGCGCCCAACGCCCAGCGCGTCTCGGTGGTCGGCGACTTCAACCAGTGGGACGGCCGCCGCCATCTGATGCGGCGCCGCGTCGACACCGGCGTCTACGAGATCTTCATTCCGGGCCTCGCCGCCGGCACCATCTACAAGTTCGAGATCCTGGGCCCGGACGGCAATCTGCAGCCGCTCAAGGCCGATCCGATGGCCTTCCAGTCGGAGCTGCGTCCCAACACCGCCTCGGTGGTGGCCGGGCCGCTCGATATCGCGTGGACGGACGCCGACTACATGGCCGCGCGCGCCAAGCGCGATCCGCGTCGCGCGCCGATGACGATCTACGAGGCGCATCTCGGCTCCTGGCAGCGCGGCCCGAACGGCGAGTTCCTGAGCTATGACGATCTCGCCCGCCAACTCATCCCCTATGTCGCCGATCTCGGCTTCACCCATATCGAGCTTCTGCCGGTCTCCGAGCATCCGCTCGATGCGTCCTGGGGCTACCAGCCGACCGGGCTGTTCGCGCCGACCGCCCGCCACGGCGACCCGGCCGGCTTCGCCCGCTTCGTCGATGCCGCCCACCGGGCTGGCATCGGCATCATCCTCGACTGGGTGCCGGCGCACTTCCCCACCGACGCCCACGGCCTGCGCCGGTTCGACGGCACCGCGCTCTACGAGCACGAAGATCCGCGCCGCGGCTTCCATCCCGACTGGAACACCGCGATCTACAATTTCGGCCGCACCGAGGTCGAGAGCTTCCTCATCAACAACGCGCTGTTCTGGCTGGAGCGCTACCATATCGACGGGCTCAGGGTCGATGCGGTGGCCTCGATGCTCTATCTCGACTATTCGCGCCGCAACGGCGAATGGCTGCCCAACAAGTATGGCGGCAAGGAGAATCTCGAGGCCATCGCCTTCCTCAAGCGGCTGAACGAGATCGTCTACGCCCAGCATCCGGGCGTGCTGATGATCGCCGAGGAATCGACCGCCTGGGCCGGCGTCTCCCACCCGGTGTTCGCCGGCGGGCTGGGCTTCGGCTTCAAGTGGAACATGGGCTTCATGAACGACACGCTGCGCTTCATGTCGCGCGAGTCGATCCATCGCCGCTGGCACCACGACGACATCACCTTCGGTCTGCTCTACGCCTTCTCCGAGAACTTCATCCTGCCGCTGTCCCATGACGAGGTAGTGCACGGCAAGGCGTCGCTGCTGCACAAGATGTCGGGCGACGACTGGCAGCGCTTCGCCAGCTTGCGCGCCTATTACGCGCTGATGTGGGGCTATCCCGGCAAGAAGCTGCTGTTCATGGGGCAGGAGTTCGCCCAGCGCGACGAGTGGAGCGAATCCCGGGCGCTCGACTGGGGGGTGATCCAGCACGCCCCGCACGCCGGCATGCAGCGGCTGGTGCGCGATCTCAACCGGATGCACAGCTTGAAGCCGGCGCTGCACGAGCGCGACTGCGAGCCCGAGGGCTTCCGTTGGCTGATCGTCGACGACCGCGAGAACTCGGTGTTCGCCTGGGCCCGCCAGTCGGGCGACGGCGCGAACGTCGTCGCGGTGATCGCCAATCTCACGCCGCTGCCGCGCCACGGCTATCGCGTGCCGATGCCGCGCACCGGACGCTGGATCGAGCGGCTGAACACCGACGCGCGCGATTATGGCGGCTGCGGCGTCGGCAATGGCGGCGCCGTGCAGGCGACCAGCGATGCATTTGGCAGCGTGTCGGCGACGCTGACTTTGCCGCCTCTGGCCACCCTGTATCTCGAGTGGGAACGTCCATGA
- the glgC gene encoding glucose-1-phosphate adenylyltransferase: protein MAFVLAGGRGSRLMELTDRRAKPAVYFGGTWRIIDFALSNALNSGIRRICVATQYKAHSLIRHLQSGWNFFRQERKEGFDILPASQRVAEDMWYVGTADAVYQNIDIIEGYAPEYVIILAGDHIYKMDYEPMLRQLVDQKADVVVSCLEVPRMEATGFGVMHVDENDRIIDFVEKPKDPPGMPDKPDMALASMGIYVFETRFMLEELRRDAADPGSSHDFGKNIIPNLVKNGKALAHRFTSSCVRSHNEPEAYWRDVGTLDAYHEANIDLTAVIPSLDIFERDWPIWTYAEIAPPAKFVHDLEGRRGLAVSSLVLAGCIVSGGALSNSVLFAGVRVNSFSHIETSVVLPDVDIGRRARLRNTIIDRGVRIPPGLVVGEDPELDAKRFRRTEKGIVLITQTMIDRLSE, encoded by the coding sequence ATGGCCTTCGTGCTGGCGGGCGGGCGCGGCTCGCGGCTGATGGAGCTGACCGACCGGCGCGCCAAGCCGGCGGTCTATTTCGGCGGCACGTGGCGCATCATCGATTTCGCGCTGTCGAACGCGCTGAATTCCGGCATCCGCCGCATCTGCGTCGCCACCCAGTACAAGGCGCACAGCCTGATCCGCCATCTGCAGTCGGGCTGGAACTTCTTCCGCCAGGAACGCAAGGAAGGCTTCGACATCCTGCCCGCCAGCCAGCGCGTGGCGGAGGACATGTGGTACGTCGGCACGGCCGACGCAGTCTATCAGAACATCGACATCATCGAGGGCTACGCGCCCGAATACGTCATCATCCTGGCCGGCGACCACATCTACAAGATGGACTACGAGCCGATGCTGCGCCAGCTCGTCGACCAGAAGGCCGACGTGGTGGTGAGCTGCCTCGAGGTGCCGCGCATGGAGGCCACCGGCTTCGGCGTGATGCATGTCGACGAGAACGACCGCATCATCGACTTCGTCGAGAAGCCGAAGGACCCGCCGGGCATGCCCGACAAGCCGGACATGGCGCTGGCCTCGATGGGCATCTATGTGTTCGAGACGCGCTTCATGCTCGAGGAGCTGCGCCGCGACGCCGCCGATCCCGGCTCCTCGCACGATTTCGGCAAGAACATCATTCCGAACCTGGTGAAGAACGGCAAGGCGCTGGCCCACCGCTTCACCTCGTCGTGCGTGCGCTCGCACAACGAGCCGGAGGCCTATTGGCGCGACGTCGGCACGCTCGATGCCTATCACGAGGCCAATATCGACCTCACGGCGGTGATCCCGAGCCTCGACATCTTCGAGCGCGACTGGCCGATCTGGACCTATGCCGAGATCGCTCCGCCCGCCAAGTTCGTCCATGACCTCGAGGGCCGGCGCGGTCTGGCGGTGTCGTCGCTGGTGTTGGCCGGCTGCATCGTGTCGGGCGGCGCGCTGAGCAATTCGGTGCTGTTCGCCGGCGTCCGCGTCAATTCGTTCTCGCACATCGAGACCTCGGTGGTGCTGCCGGACGTCGACATCGGCCGGCGCGCCCGGCTGCGTAACACCATCATCGATCGCGGCGTGCGCATCCCGCCCGGCCTCGTCGTCGGCGAGGATCCCGAGCTCGACGCCAAGCGCTTCCGCCGCACCGAGAAGGGCATCGTGCTGATCACCCAGACCATGATCGACAGGCTGTCCGAATGA
- the glgA gene encoding glycogen synthase GlgA, translating to MPPAPVAAEPVVPRVIRPAPSGPRPLQVLAVASEVFPLIKTGGLADVVGGLPPALAHHGVEVRTLVPGYPSVLRALEGTTVVAEYGYFFGAFCKLLAGRAAGLDLFVLEAPQLFWREGNPYSAPDGQPWPDNPVRFAALAHMGYLISRGDFGPYVPDVLHVHDWQAALAPAYLHYGGRTKPRSVLTIHNLAFQGQFSRDLLYAIGLPGHAYSMDGVEYYGGIGYLKAGIRFADRVTTVSPRYAAEICQPGAGMGLDGTLRQKGLALSGIVNGIDVDTWNPADDPALAASYTADTLELRARNKAALEGRFNLEAGDGPLIGMITRLSWQKGMDIVIETLPSIIAAGCRVVVLGTGDAPLEAGLAKAAAAYPGKIGVFAGYDENLAHLVQGGADAILVPSRFEPCGLTQLYGLRYGCLPIVSRVGGLFDTVIDANAAAREQGVATGIQFEPVTREALEAAIARFVALYADTSAWRAMQRQAMSLDLSWTRRAGAYAALFRSLVEVDSA from the coding sequence ATGCCCCCGGCTCCGGTGGCGGCCGAGCCTGTGGTGCCGCGCGTCATCCGCCCGGCGCCGTCCGGGCCGCGGCCGCTGCAGGTGCTGGCGGTTGCCTCCGAGGTGTTTCCGCTGATCAAGACCGGCGGCCTCGCTGATGTCGTCGGCGGCCTGCCGCCGGCGCTCGCCCATCACGGCGTCGAGGTCCGCACTCTGGTGCCGGGCTATCCGAGCGTGCTGCGGGCGCTGGAGGGCACCACGGTCGTCGCCGAGTACGGCTATTTCTTCGGCGCGTTCTGCAAGCTGCTGGCCGGCCGCGCCGCCGGGCTCGACCTGTTCGTGCTGGAGGCGCCGCAACTGTTCTGGCGCGAGGGCAACCCCTATTCGGCGCCGGACGGCCAGCCCTGGCCGGACAATCCGGTGCGCTTCGCCGCGCTCGCCCATATGGGCTATCTGATCTCGCGCGGCGATTTCGGCCCCTACGTGCCGGACGTGCTGCACGTCCATGACTGGCAGGCGGCGCTGGCGCCGGCCTATCTGCACTATGGCGGCCGCACCAAGCCGCGCTCGGTGCTGACCATCCACAACCTCGCCTTCCAGGGCCAGTTCTCGCGCGATCTGCTCTATGCCATCGGTCTGCCGGGCCACGCCTATTCGATGGACGGCGTCGAGTATTACGGCGGCATCGGGTATCTCAAGGCCGGCATCCGCTTCGCCGACCGCGTCACCACGGTGAGCCCGCGCTACGCCGCCGAGATCTGCCAGCCCGGCGCCGGCATGGGGCTCGACGGCACGCTGCGCCAGAAGGGTCTGGCGCTGTCGGGCATCGTCAACGGCATCGACGTCGACACCTGGAACCCGGCCGACGATCCGGCGCTCGCCGCCAGCTACACCGCCGACACGCTGGAGCTGCGCGCCCGCAACAAGGCGGCGCTCGAGGGGCGCTTCAACCTCGAGGCCGGCGACGGGCCGCTGATCGGCATGATCACCCGGTTGTCGTGGCAGAAGGGCATGGACATCGTCATCGAGACGCTGCCCTCGATCATCGCCGCCGGCTGCCGCGTCGTCGTGCTCGGCACCGGCGATGCGCCGCTGGAGGCGGGCCTTGCCAAGGCGGCGGCCGCCTATCCCGGCAAGATCGGCGTGTTCGCCGGCTATGACGAGAACCTTGCCCATCTGGTGCAGGGCGGCGCCGACGCCATCCTGGTGCCCTCGCGCTTCGAGCCGTGCGGCCTCACCCAGCTCTACGGCCTGCGCTATGGCTGCCTGCCGATCGTGTCGCGGGTCGGCGGCCTGTTCGACACGGTGATCGACGCCAATGCCGCCGCGCGCGAGCAGGGCGTCGCCACCGGCATCCAGTTCGAGCCGGTGACCCGCGAGGCGCTGGAGGCGGCGATCGCGCGCTTCGTCGCGCTCTATGCCGACACCTCGGCGTGGCGGGCGATGCAGCGGCAGGCCATGTCGCTCGATCTGTCGTGGACCCGCCGGGCCGGCGCCTATGCCGCGCTGTTCCGGTCGCTGGTGGAAGTGGACAGCGCATGA